CCACTTTCCCGGCTCGTTTCCAGCTGGTCATGGCTGCCAACCCCTGCCCCTGCGGATACGGATACGGCACCGGCGAGCGATGCACCTGCACAGCCCGCGAGCGCCTCCGTTACTGGAACAGGCTGTCGGGGCCCATTATGGACCGCATCGACATCCAGACCACAGTCCCGCCGGTGACCGACCCGGGATTCGATGACCACCGTCCACGCCAGCGCAGCGCTCAGATCCGCAAGCGTGTGACCCGCGCCCGCAAGACGGCAAAAGAGCGTTTTCGCAAGGAAGGTTGGATCTGCAACGCCCAGATCAGTGGCGAATGGCTGCGCCGGAACACATCAGCCAAGGCACGCTCGGTCGTGGATCAGGCCTTGCGCAGGCAACGGATCAGTCTGCGCGGTGCAGACCGGACCATGCGCCTGGCTTGGACTCTGGCAGACCTGGACGGGCGGACCAGCCCCGGCGCCGACGATGTGACCACCGGCCTCCTACTCAGGACAAGGGCCGTGTAAGATGACCGGACCCTTGATGAAGACCATGCCCGACGGCCAGCCGCGACCGATGACCATGGTCGAGAGCGATTGGCTTGCCAGAACCGTGCTAACTCTGGCGGCAGATGGCCCCGATGCTTTTATGGTTGCCTGTCTTCTGGGCTCGGCCCGAGCGGCCGACTTGTGCCGAAACCTGATAGAACTTGAAGCACCAAACACGTCGGAGAATGACGGCCCTCATGATGCAGCTCGCAAGAGACTGGATGAACGCTTTCTGAAGGGAACGGCTCGGTGGGGACGGGAAACGAGCCCTGAAGACCTCATCCGGTTCCACAAGATCAGCAACTCCTGGCGAAGACGCCTGACACCCTTACTGGCCATGGACACCGACCAGGTGCGGACCATGATGACCGGCGGAGGCCGATTCTGGGTGATGACCCCAGGCGATCCGTGTTGGCCGGGCCAAGTAGATGACCTGGCACGCCGCTCTGATTGGGCTCCTCCCCTCTGCCTGTGGGGACAAGGCAATCCTGAAACATTGGTCTGCTGTGACCGTCCCTTGGCCGTGGTCGGGTCAAGAACATGTGACGAGTATGGCCGGTCCACCGCTCACCAAATAGCCAGACAGGCTGCCGTCGAAGGCCACCTGGTCGTCTCCGGCGGGGCCATGGGTACGGATGCCGCCGCCCACTGGGGAGCCCTTGCCGCTGGTGGCGGGCGTACGGTCGCCGTTTTTGCCGGAGGCTTGCTGCATATGGGTCCCAAACGCAACAGCCGTCTGTTCGAGAACATTGAGGTAGATGGCGGCGCACTGATCAGCGAGCTGCCGCCCGCCACAATCCCCGAGGCGCGTCGGTTCCTACTACGAAACCGGATCATCGCCGCTCTTGCCTCTACCATCGTAGTGGCGCAGGCACGGCACCGATCCGGTGCTCTGAACACAGCCAACTGGGGCGTGGAATTGGGTCGCCGAGTGCTGGCTGCTCCTGGTAGAATCGACCAGCCGGAAAACACCGGCTGCAACCGACTCATCCATGAGGGGAAAGCGGAGCTGCTCCTGTCGGCATCCGATATCCGAGACATCTGCCACCCTGCCCATGGACCACTTCACCCCGGCAGGTCCGCCCGTCAAGAAGCCTCCACTTCAGTCAATACCGCCGAATCACATGATAATCAAATGAACAGGCAGAGCAGGCAAAGCACACCGACGATTGACTCCAATCATCCGACGCAGACCATCCACGACGGTCATCTGCACTCAACCGTGCTCAAACAATCCCGGACCGATAGAGACGAACCTCCAACCCACTCTCAGCACAGAGAGGATTCTTCAATCCCGCCATCAGATTTAGCGACTGACAATGAATGCAAAAAAGCGGATGACGAGCGCCTGACCAAGGAAGAGACAACAGTTCTGGCGGCGGTCCGCAACTGTCAGCGTCGGAATGGTCCGCCCATGACGGGCCGGCTTCGCGCTGAACTGGCTAGGCAGGGACGAGGGCTCTCCGTCAGGCATTTGATGCAACTGCTGGGATCTCTGGAGGTTCGTGGTCTGATCAAGCTGCAGGACGGATGCGTCGTGGCTGAGCATCCGAAGAGTCAGGCCTGCCAGTGACAGCGATCCAAATCCACTACCCAGCCGTCGGCGCCAGCCGGATCATCGCCACGGGGAGGAACAAAATGAACACCCTCATCCTCCAGCAGCTGACGCTGACGTTCAGGACCGCCAAAGGCGAATCCCGGGGCCAGAGAACCATCACGGAAGACCACACGATGACAGGGAATCACCCCAGGTTCAGGATTGTCATGAAGCGCATAACCCACGAACCTTGCGTTGCGCGGATGCCCAGTCAGGGAGGCGACCTGGCCATAGGTGGCCACCTTGCCGCGAGGGATCCGCCTGACGACCTGATAAACCTGCTGGGAGAAGGAAAGCTCGGTCATAAAATCCATTTTGCTCGCGTAAGCAGACATGCACTGGTAGGGCCGCCGCTATCAACGGGTCGTGACAGTATCAATGGTATGAATCCGCAGAAGGTCAAGAACCGCTATGATGCCGTCATCGTCGGAGCCGGAGCGGCCGGGCTGTCAACGGCTCTGGGACTGTATAGAGCTTTAGAGGACACAGAGAGCAAAAGCAGTTTGACGCCAAGGGTCCTGGTCGTCTCCAAGCTGCAACCTCTACGCTCTCACACCGGCTCAGCAGAGGGCGGTATCGCGGCCAGTCTGGGTAATCAGGAAAAGGACGACTGGCATTGGCACTACTACGACACCATCAAGGGCAGCGACTGGCTGGCTGACCAGGACGCCGTGCGGATTCTGGCCGAGCAGGCCCCGGGCATCGTCATCGAACTGGAACATGATGGAGTGGCCTTCTCAAGAACTGAAGACGGTCACATCGCCCAGAGGAAGTTCGGAGGCCATACTGCGGATTATGGTGGCCATCCAGTCAGGAGAGCAGCCTATGCAGCCGACCGTATCGGCCACCAGATTTTGCACGCCCTTTGGCAGCAGTGCCTGCGTCAGGGAGTCGAGTTCGCTGAGGAATGGTATGTGACTGATCTGGTCGTTGACCCGCCCGCTGACGACGAATCCGGCGGCCATGCCCGAGGACTGATCGTCCTGGACACCCATGCCGGCAAGCTGCAGACCATCCAAGCCGACAATATCGTCCTGTGCACGGGCGGGGCCGGCCGACTCTTCCATACGACCTCCAACTCCTGGGATCTGACCGGTGACGGCATGGCGCTCGCCCTGCAGGCCGGCCTGCAGTTGGAGGATGTGGAGTTCATCCAATTTCACCCCACCGGCCTGGGCCACACTGGCATCCTACTTTCGGAGGCCTCCCGCGCGGAAGGTGGCGTGCTCAGGAACAGTCAGGGACGAGCCTTCATGCAGAACTACGCGCCGGGGCACGGCGACCTTGCCGCCAGGGATGTCGTCAGCCGTTCCATCATGGCCGAGATTGATGCAGGTCACGGAGTGGCCGATCCATCGGACCCTGACGGGCCTCATGATTGCGTCTGGCTGGACATGACCGGCATTGACGGCCAGCGCATGACTGCTCTGCTCCCCCAGGTCACCGAGACCATCCATCGCTACGCCCATCTGGATCCAACTGTGGATATGGTTCCGGTCAAACCCACCGCCCACTACACCATGGGAGGCATCCCCATCACCGATCGGGGCCGCGTCTATCGTTGGCGGGATGGCCGCCGTCGAATCGTCGACGGACTGTACGCTGCTGGGGAGTGTTCCTGTGTCAGCGTTCATGGAGCCAACCGGCTGGGCGGCAACTCCCTGCTGGATGCCTGCCTCTTTGGCACCAGAACCGGACAGACCATCGCCGCCGTCATGGCCAATTCCGACAAGCCAAACGACATGGCCGACGCATCTTCACTCACGCAGGTCCTGCAAAGGCGTCAGGCCTTCCTGGACGAGTTGCTGGCTGGCACGAAAAATGCCGAGCCCTCGGAACCAGCATTGGCCGACAACCAAGGCGAAGAACCCGATACCGGTGACGAGGCCAGCCTGAACAATCCTTACGCGCTGATGGGTCGACTGGGACGGCTGATGGAGGAGGCCGTTGCCGTCCGATGCGATCAGGACAGCATCGAAAAGGGTTTGCGCGGCCTGGATCAACTGGATGACGACGCCAGACAGCTACGTGCGCACAGCGGTACAGCAGTATTCAACCAGGAGGTGACCGCCATCATGGAGGTGGACAACCTGCTGACCCTGGCCCGGGCTGTGCTGAACGCCAGCCTGCGGCGTCAGGAATCCCGTGGTGCTCTGTACCGGAGCGATTATCCGCAGCGCGATGACGAACACTATCTGGTTCACACCATGATTGATGCCAAGGAAGACGTCTCCTGGCAGCCTGTTCATATCGTCGACATGCCTCCCAAGGGCCGCAACTATTGATGGACACTGAGCCCAATCTGTCCAGTCAGGCACATACTCGACACCTATCCTGGTCAGTCGGGGATTAGGATGGAGTCCGCGCACATCAATGGGTATCGGGCCATATCCCGGCAAGGACAGGAGCAACCGTGACATCACAGTCCACCGGCTTAGACGGATCCAAGGCATCCGCACCGGACCGCGATCCTCGTCCGGTGACCTTCCGAATAGCACGGTTTACCCCACGATCTCAATCAGAGCGTCCGGCACGAACCAACCCATTCGCCAAAAGCAACCCCTTCGCCGCAGCGAGCAACCGACGGGCCCGAGGCCGTCGTTGGACGCAGGAGTATACGATCCGCATCGCCCCGCAGCGCACCGTTCTGGATGCCCTTCTGCAGATCAAGCGAGAGGTGGATCCCACACTGAACTTCCGGTACTCCTGTGGACATGGCATGTGCGGGTCGGATGCCGTGCTCATCAACGGCCGCCCGGATTTGCTCTGCACAGCCACCATCGCCGACTGCCTGTCTGCGTCCAGGACCATGCCGAACGCATACACCTCACCCGGTGTAGCCACTGGAAGCCTACAGGCTCAGCAGCCTCCGGCCTTCCGTCGCACTCGCACAGCGACCCCCCCAAAGGCCGTATCCCCGTCGTCATCGCATTCGGATTCAGGCTCTGACTCAACGGCCACAGACTTCTCGGCCACAGATCCTACGGAAACTGCAACCGCTACAAAAGCTACAGACCTTACAGATCCACCACACCCGACTAAAACATCAGGCCATGCAGAATCTTCAGCAGTGGAAATTCGCCCGCTTCCCGGCTTCACCCCGCTCAGAGACCTGATAGTGGACACCGATGCCATGTTTGAGCAGATTCGACGCTTCAAGCCTTATCTGCTCCATGATGATTACTCTCCTGATAGCAACCAAAATCACACCGTATCCGGTCAGCAGCAATCCCATGATTCTGCCCAGGATCCGTTAGCCAAAGCAGCGAGCCAAGTAGCCCAATCAAAAGCGGCCGATACAAAACCATTGTCGGAATACCGGCAAACTCCGGAAGAACTGTCCCGGTATGAACTGCTCAGCACCTGTATCGCCTGTGGGCTCTGCCAGGGCGCCTGTCCTATTTATGCGGGCGGTGAGGCCTTCGCCGGTCCGGCAGCCATGATTGCAGCGGCTCGATTCATCAACGATTCCCGCGACAGCCATCGGCAGGAACGTCTTGAGGCCATTGACCAGGTGGACGGAATCCAGGCATGCCAGTCCATACGAGCCTGCACCCGACCCTGCCCCAGAGGCATCGACGTGGGTGAAGAGATGTGGAAGCTGGTCGAAGCCGTCAAGGAGTAGCCAAACTCGTGCACACACAGGGCGGCATGAGCTGGCGACAGGCTTGTGCCCTCTAGTCGTTACCATGGTTAGCATGGACAAAACCTCGTACAACAACATCGCCAGAGGATGGGAATTCGCCGAGGCAAGCGCTCTGAACGTCGAATCCGACAAGTTGCAGACCTTGCGAAGCAAGGCTTCGGAGGCCGGCTTCGCCCAATGCTCCCTGTCTCAGGGCGCCTTCCTGCAGTTCTTGGCTGGCCGGAACGCTCCGGCTTCCATCATTTTGGTCGGCAACGGCTCCGTGGTCGAAGCCCTGCGCCTGATGACAGGCCTGCATGGTCATGGCCAGTTCACCGCCGTCGACTCCACAGCCCAAGGCACCTCTCTGATCAAAAAAATATTCGCGGGCATGGAGAAAGCCCACCCAGGCCTGAGGCTGCGGGCGGTCAACGCTGCTGCCCGAACCTACTTCCCCAGGCTCAACCCCAGCGACTACGATCTTATCGTCGTCTCGGGCAATGGGGACAACTACCAACAGGTTATGGACCAGGCTCCACGCCTGCTCAAGGACCGAGGACAGCTGATCTTTACCGATGCCTTCGATCTGCTGGACGAGCCTGACAAGGGCGGCGTGCTCAACCCGGCCAATAGATCCGAGAAAACGACCACCTTACGCACCATCATGGAAGACATAAGCAAAGACAATGCCTGGGAATCCTGCCTGCTGCCCATCGGCACGGGCATGATCATGGCCACCCGCGCCCGCTGACTGCCGCTCGCCTAATTTTCAGGCACGGTGACGCAGGATAGCCTGGACAGCCTCATCGGGATCATCAGTGCGGATGACCAGATCGGGATCCAGCTCAGAGATCATGCCCCGCTGCCTCACCGTGTCTGAGATCCAATCGAAGAGCCCCTGCCAGTAGGCCCTGTCGAAGAGGACGATGGGCATGCTGGGTGCCTTGTGGGTTTGGACCAGGGTCAGCACCTCGAACATCTCGTCCAGGGTGCCGAACCCACCGGGGCAGACGATGATGCCCGAGGAGTATTTCATGAACATCATCTTGCGTACGAAGAAGTAGCGGAAGGTGATGCCCAGGTTCACCCAGCGGTTGAGTCCCTGCTCCATGGGCAATTCGATGCCCAGGCCGACGGACTTGCCACCGACCTCAGCAGCACCCTTGTTGGCCGCCTCCATGATGCCAGGCCCTCCCCCGGTAATGACCGCCATCCCAGCCTTGGCCAAGTCGCCGCCCATCTTGCGTGCAGCAGCATAGGTGGGATCATCCTTGCCTGTCCTAGCTGAACCGAAAATGGCGGCTGCCGGCCCCAGCTCCGCCAACGCACCGAACCCGTCGACGAACTCAGCCTGGATGCGCAGCACCCGCCAGGGATCCATATGCAGCCAGTCCGTGTCACCGCCCGACGAGAGCAAACCAGCATTGGCGTCCGCCTCGGGAATCATGGGCCCGCGCATGATGACCGGACCGCTGTGGTAGGTCCTGCCAAGGTCCGGGCCTTCGTCGTCATTGTGATTGTCAACCATATCCGCCATGTACGCATTCCTTCATCGGGCCCCAATCCGAAGGACCCGCTCGATCCTGTTCCGGCTCTCATGATAGCGGCCCCCGCCGCCCGGCTGGCGGCAAGGTCTGATTCATATCAGGAGAAATAACCGCAGGCGCTGAGGGTAGCGTGGACGAGCTGAATCAGACCAACAGAGTATGGTGCTGCAGTCCCAGACATGGACAAATAGCCAAGAGAAAAACCGAGTTTGGCCCGCCAACCGTCCTATGGCTGGTGGCATGGATAACTTATGACTTGCTTGAATATTTCAACTTTCAAACATGTTTAATCAATGACACTTCGGGTTCCAAACTCACTCCACATCCCATTTGAAACCGCGAACCGCCAAAAACACAAGCACTGCAGTAACAGCAAGCACGATGGAAGTTGAAAGCATAGCGCCCGTTTGCTGCAGAGGATTTTTTGATGCCCAGAAAATGAGATCTCCAAAGAGAGTCGACGGAATCCATCTGATAACATTCGTCAACCAATCCGGAAGGATGGCGAAGGGTATGGCCAGGCCGCTGAGGAACAAAGCCAACAGTTGCACGAGAGCTCCCAAGTTGGTTGCCAACTGCGGTGACGAAAGCCAGCCACCCATTAAATACCCCAAGGCAAGGAACATGACCAGGCCCAATAAGGACACGACAAAAACTCGACCTACATCCCTAAACGGAAGCAGATTCAGCAATACCGAAGCGC
The window above is part of the Bifidobacterium asteroides DSM 20089 genome. Proteins encoded here:
- a CDS encoding DNA-processing protein DprA, with the translated sequence MTGPLMKTMPDGQPRPMTMVESDWLARTVLTLAADGPDAFMVACLLGSARAADLCRNLIELEAPNTSENDGPHDAARKRLDERFLKGTARWGRETSPEDLIRFHKISNSWRRRLTPLLAMDTDQVRTMMTGGGRFWVMTPGDPCWPGQVDDLARRSDWAPPLCLWGQGNPETLVCCDRPLAVVGSRTCDEYGRSTAHQIARQAAVEGHLVVSGGAMGTDAAAHWGALAAGGGRTVAVFAGGLLHMGPKRNSRLFENIEVDGGALISELPPATIPEARRFLLRNRIIAALASTIVVAQARHRSGALNTANWGVELGRRVLAAPGRIDQPENTGCNRLIHEGKAELLLSASDIRDICHPAHGPLHPGRSARQEASTSVNTAESHDNQMNRQSRQSTPTIDSNHPTQTIHDGHLHSTVLKQSRTDRDEPPTHSQHREDSSIPPSDLATDNECKKADDERLTKEETTVLAAVRNCQRRNGPPMTGRLRAELARQGRGLSVRHLMQLLGSLEVRGLIKLQDGCVVAEHPKSQACQ
- a CDS encoding MGMT family protein yields the protein MTELSFSQQVYQVVRRIPRGKVATYGQVASLTGHPRNARFVGYALHDNPEPGVIPCHRVVFRDGSLAPGFAFGGPERQRQLLEDEGVHFVPPRGDDPAGADGWVVDLDRCHWQA
- a CDS encoding FAD-dependent oxidoreductase, which gives rise to MNPQKVKNRYDAVIVGAGAAGLSTALGLYRALEDTESKSSLTPRVLVVSKLQPLRSHTGSAEGGIAASLGNQEKDDWHWHYYDTIKGSDWLADQDAVRILAEQAPGIVIELEHDGVAFSRTEDGHIAQRKFGGHTADYGGHPVRRAAYAADRIGHQILHALWQQCLRQGVEFAEEWYVTDLVVDPPADDESGGHARGLIVLDTHAGKLQTIQADNIVLCTGGAGRLFHTTSNSWDLTGDGMALALQAGLQLEDVEFIQFHPTGLGHTGILLSEASRAEGGVLRNSQGRAFMQNYAPGHGDLAARDVVSRSIMAEIDAGHGVADPSDPDGPHDCVWLDMTGIDGQRMTALLPQVTETIHRYAHLDPTVDMVPVKPTAHYTMGGIPITDRGRVYRWRDGRRRIVDGLYAAGECSCVSVHGANRLGGNSLLDACLFGTRTGQTIAAVMANSDKPNDMADASSLTQVLQRRQAFLDELLAGTKNAEPSEPALADNQGEEPDTGDEASLNNPYALMGRLGRLMEEAVAVRCDQDSIEKGLRGLDQLDDDARQLRAHSGTAVFNQEVTAIMEVDNLLTLARAVLNASLRRQESRGALYRSDYPQRDDEHYLVHTMIDAKEDVSWQPVHIVDMPPKGRNY
- a CDS encoding succinate dehydrogenase/fumarate reductase iron-sulfur subunit, which translates into the protein MTSQSTGLDGSKASAPDRDPRPVTFRIARFTPRSQSERPARTNPFAKSNPFAAASNRRARGRRWTQEYTIRIAPQRTVLDALLQIKREVDPTLNFRYSCGHGMCGSDAVLINGRPDLLCTATIADCLSASRTMPNAYTSPGVATGSLQAQQPPAFRRTRTATPPKAVSPSSSHSDSGSDSTATDFSATDPTETATATKATDLTDPPHPTKTSGHAESSAVEIRPLPGFTPLRDLIVDTDAMFEQIRRFKPYLLHDDYSPDSNQNHTVSGQQQSHDSAQDPLAKAASQVAQSKAADTKPLSEYRQTPEELSRYELLSTCIACGLCQGACPIYAGGEAFAGPAAMIAAARFINDSRDSHRQERLEAIDQVDGIQACQSIRACTRPCPRGIDVGEEMWKLVEAVKE
- a CDS encoding O-methyltransferase → MDKTSYNNIARGWEFAEASALNVESDKLQTLRSKASEAGFAQCSLSQGAFLQFLAGRNAPASIILVGNGSVVEALRLMTGLHGHGQFTAVDSTAQGTSLIKKIFAGMEKAHPGLRLRAVNAAARTYFPRLNPSDYDLIVVSGNGDNYQQVMDQAPRLLKDRGQLIFTDAFDLLDEPDKGGVLNPANRSEKTTTLRTIMEDISKDNAWESCLLPIGTGMIMATRAR
- a CDS encoding TIGR00730 family Rossman fold protein, whose amino-acid sequence is MADMVDNHNDDEGPDLGRTYHSGPVIMRGPMIPEADANAGLLSSGGDTDWLHMDPWRVLRIQAEFVDGFGALAELGPAAAIFGSARTGKDDPTYAAARKMGGDLAKAGMAVITGGGPGIMEAANKGAAEVGGKSVGLGIELPMEQGLNRWVNLGITFRYFFVRKMMFMKYSSGIIVCPGGFGTLDEMFEVLTLVQTHKAPSMPIVLFDRAYWQGLFDWISDTVRQRGMISELDPDLVIRTDDPDEAVQAILRHRA
- a CDS encoding ABC transporter permease, which codes for MIEKRHLRPLLALQTRELIRNTSYFIFVIIFPFAIAGMFLLMSEMMKGQADAPDFSPFVMPMALFLAVTGTALTMTAGPLAEVRQSGALRVLSTTPIRKTDYLMTYLAVRLIMATVQILVIVGASVLLNLLPFRDVGRVFVVSLLGLVMFLALGYLMGGWLSSPQLATNLGALVQLLALFLSGLAIPFAILPDWLTNVIRWIPSTLFGDLIFWASKNPLQQTGAMLSTSIVLAVTAVLVFLAVRGFKWDVE